caTTTGATCAATATTTTAAAACATGGAGTACACGAATGTCTTCTTAAATATTAGAGCAATTTCAATTATATGCTTTGACTAAACTATCACAAAAAAGATATAGTTAGCCTTGagcttatcacaaaactaccaGCGCAAAATTTAAGGCAcggtatcacaaaactacaaatttagtgttaattttaattcaaaactataatatttatatttatatatatagctctAGTAGAACAATAATTCTAGGGATTCAAactctaaattatattttttctgaTAACTTTATTACTAAATCTGTACATTTGTAATAAATCGACTTgaatataagtttttttaacaGTTTAATGAAAGCAAATATACATAGTTTTGTTAAATTACTCTAGATATTAGTTCTCAGAAAGGATACATGAAATTACTTATATATGGCTAGGTTCATCTCTAAAATATTCCCATAATATTAGACATATAATTGTGTTATTTATAACTTACAATAGAAAAATGGATATATTGAAGCTATATTTATTTGGAACATAACTAGCGCCGATGCCAAAATAAAACGACGtgtattttttaattgtatCAGATAAAGTAACTTTACTTATAGGATAATTTTAATATCCTTGAGAAAGTAAAGTAAAGTATACTTTTACCGTCCTTGAGAATAagtaaaatattatatttttatataaaacttgGTATCTCCAGATATATACTTCATACCTCCAAACACTTTCTCAATTGCCGTAAAATTTCAGTAAAGTGTAAGGTTTGCATTGCATGTACTATATGATATATCTGGTCTCATGATGAAGATGGAGCCCCATATGGTGTGGTCATCAGCCTGCACATAATACTCTCCATACAACAACATCTCATCTGGTAAAGCTTAGGATTCCCCTTAGCAGAGTGCAACCGTCAGAAGAACAATACTACCACTCTTCCGGAGACGGATTCTAATAACTCGAGTGGACGTCCAACCCTTTATTACATGCCAACTAAATGGTtacgaaaaattttcaaaaaaattgacaagatagatcaatgtGTAATATaacacttcacaaacatgcaatttcaaattcaacttctacaggctgtaacaaaaataacaaatttaattataaatatacatataggaatttgagttttgtttattatttttgttacaacttgtagaagttaaattttaacttgcatgtttgtggattgatatattgcatattgatctatcttgttcatatttttttaattttttttataaccatttagatgacatgcaataaacgggtggacgtcgagttgttaaaacagtttcccccACTCTTCCACATATTTTTCCCCTCTTGgccttctctctctatctctctccctgCCCTACCTCCATCTCTCACTATAACTACCCCTTGCCAACCATGGCAGCTCACTCCCAATCCAGCaagcagcagtagtagtagctagCCAAGAACAGAAGCAaaagcagcaagcaagcaagagcAGCTGCAGAAGCAGCAGTAGAAactgtagcagcagcagcagcagcagcagcagtagagaTCAGCTTGAGAAGTGAAGTGAAGCAGCTAGAGCCAAGCTTCCTCATGGAAGACCCCTACACTAGCTTCTTCAAGAACccttactactactactgcacCTCGGCTAGCTCCTTCCccaccgcgcccgccgccgccgccgccgccgccgccgctcacctccctccgccgctgccgccgccttaCGCTGCCCTGTATCCTACCGccggtggcgtcggcgtcggcgtcggcgcgcatcatcatcatcatcagtacCCGCCGGCCGCATTCTTCCACCCGCCGCCGGTGCACCAGCAGCAtcaggcgccgccgtcgccgccgctgcgggaAGCGCTGCCGCTGCTGTCCCTGTCGCCCacgccggcgcgccgcggcggcgtcgtcgacgCAGCGGCTGACTCggactccgacgacgacgacgacggcgactgcTGCTACCACCACCTGCAGGAtcaggagggggcggcggccgggtcgacggccacccccgccgccgccgccgcgcgcgcgccgctcttCGCCGACCTCAACTGCATTCCCACCTGCtgcggcgacgacaacgacggcggcgacccgaTGGACGTGGAGGTCGCCGGGACAACGGCGGACATCGACGCCGCGGTCGCCCTGCGCATCGGCCTGCCTGCCGGCGGCACGGAGGCCGATCTCCTCTCCGggctcaccggcgccggcatcgaacacgaggaggaggaggaggactgcaaggtggacggcggcggcagcggcggcgacgacgaggtggtGCCGCTAGGGTTCTCGTCGACGCCGATCGGGAAGCTGAACAAAGGGCAGTACTGGATTCCGACGCCATCGCAGATCCTCATCGGCCCAACCCAGTTCTCCTGCCCTGTCTGCTTCAAAACCTTCAACAGATACAACAACATGCAGGTCAGAGCTAATAATCATCTTAATTACATTCTTATTAGCTACTCATTTGAATATATGATTGATCTTATATTGCTGTTTAATTCTTGTTCTTGGACACACAGTATGATTGTGATAACTTTGCAGGTCAGAGCTAATAATCATCTTAATCACATTCTTATTAtagctagtactactagctaGAAACATCTCATCTGAATAATTGATCTTAATTCTTGTTCTTGGACACACAATATGATTGTGATAACTTTGCAAGGATTGGTTGGTCATGATTTTGTTGATTGCAATTAAAGTAGAGAGGAGGTGGGTAGCAAGCTGCTAGCTTTGGAGAGCAGATGCATGCCATGAAATAGACTTGAGCTCACAGGAGCATGCAACAGTAGTGGTGTCTGCCTTTTGTGTGATTGAACTAGACTGGCATGCCAGGAGCAGCTATAGCTAGAGGTAGAGCTAGAGCTTACCATGCATGCAATCTTTATGCTTTTCTCTCCTTGAGTTGTTTGGCTTTTGGAGATGCATATGAGTGGCCAAGCTGCAGTGGAGATCCCAGTGAAGATTTTATCTTTGCTTCTCTCACTGTCTTAGTACACTTCCACTGATCTCATCAGATTACATATACTCCTTTCTGGAGGTGTAGTTTCTacttgtactagtactagtactacactTTGCTATCATGCACCTAGTAGTCCTGAATCCTGATCACTCGGGACTCAGGGCTCAAATAAGATTTGGGTAGATATATGCATGGGTTGTTTCAGGACAGGCTTTCATGGTTTGGAAAGCATAAGATtatggagctgctgctgctgaacaCATCTCCCAAGAACTGCAAGAGAGATCTGCAGTGTGCTTCCTGTAGGCATGCAGCCAACATAGTGCCACTCTGGCTGCACTCTTTAAAGGAACAACACCAACACATTGAACACAACAAACACACAAGCCAAGCTAGCAAAGGGGGCATAGCTGCCTGGAGTAGTAGAGCCCTCACTTTCAAAAGATCACACACTAGCTAGCAGCAGCTGCACTAATTGACATATGCATGCAGCAGCTTCAGTTCGAGTAGTTCTCTCTGGTTTGCCGCAGCTGAATATTGCTAGCAAAGCAACTATAGCTGCAGTGGTGCATTAAATACCTGCAATATACTTACTCGAATCATATGCTGATGAACATTCATTTGAAATACATCACCTCCTTTTTGTTCCTTTTGTTTATACTAGTAGGAGTAAATGTGAAATAATGGTGCTAAATTTCCTGAAACAAAACGAACATAAACAAAAAGGTGATGCATTTGAAATGAATGCTCATCAGCATATGATTTTAGATAAATTAAGAAACATTGAGCATGCGATGATACGATCGCTAGGGATCTAATTAAGTGTGTTCTCATACCTGGAGAGGACGATCGACAtcccatatatatgcatgaagctttataaaaaaaaacttctgaatttgtttttattacattgtatatactactccctctgtcctataatataaagggATTTTGGatagatgtgacacattataataaatctggacagatgGACCGCCTAGATTTATTTTACTAGATCAATATGTCAAATCCACccaaaaatcccttatattatggaacagagggagtattgatTTGGTGAATATATACATTTTGATGtcgatcagaaaaaaaaacgagatgGAAATTAATGaaacttgttgaaaaaaaatgcatggatGCAGATGCATATGTGGGGGCATGGGTCGCAGTACAGGAAGGGGCCGGAGTCGCTGCGCGGGGTGCAGCCGACGGCGATGCTGCGGCTGCCGTGCTACTGCTGCGCGGCGGGGTGCCGGAACAACATCGACCACCCGCGGGCGCGGCCGCTCAAGGACTTCCGCACGCTGCAGACGCACTACAAGCGCAAGCACGGCCTCAAGCCCTTCCTCTGCCGCAAGTGCGGCAAGGCCTTCGCCGTCAAGGGCGACTGGCGCACCCACGAGAAGAACTGCGGCAAGCTCTGGTACTGCCTCTGCGGCTCCGAGTTCAAGCACAAGCGCTCCCTCAAGGACCACGCCCGCGCCTTCGGCCACGCCCACACCGccctcgacgccgacgacgacgacggcgccgtctccgacgccgacgccgtcgtcagACCTTCGTCCTCCATGGCTGCCTCCtccctgcagccgccgccgcgctagCTACTAGCATACATATACCCCCTCTatccaaaaaaaagttcaatcctgtccaggttcgtagctagAGTTCATGATCACCCTATCGATCTATTAGTGATACTACTATCACTTATTAGTTGATGTtgctgtttttgtttttgtttgctaCGTTAATTAGGGTTATGGGAAAATGTAAGGTGTGATCTCGTGCTCTTAGTTTTTCTTGATCAATATAGCAGCTAGCAGCTGGCTGGTTGTTTATTAGCATGATTATATAGCACCGATCGATCATATGTATGATGATCAACTTATTAATTACGTGTTGGTGATGATTTTGATGTAATCATGCCGTTCTGCTATGTTAACCCATGGTGGAACAAGATCAACCGGTGTTTTCTTCAGTTTCAGGTCATGAAGCAGTACGTAAATTAAATCTAGCTCCAGCCCTTGTTAATTACTCCAGTTAGGACTACCGATCGATTATCAATTGTGTCTATCGTGTTCGCAACTGTACATGTATAACGACGATCGATCTAGCGCTGCATATATACAGTGTTGACATTTATTGGTAATTCGGAGGATGACGATCGATTGCCGCCACcattggcatgcatgcatgcggtaCATCATTAATGTCAGTTCTACATGTTGAAAAACTTTCACCCGTTTTGTTGTATGCGAGCTCCAGTCAAGTTTCTACCACTATTTATCGACGTACGTATCCCCTTATGTGCAAGCATACACTGCACATATACGGGCCGACCTAAACGCTTCCCAAGCTAAGCTA
The Oryza glaberrima chromosome 8, OglaRS2, whole genome shotgun sequence DNA segment above includes these coding regions:
- the LOC127781644 gene encoding zinc finger protein WIP2-like; this encodes MEDPYTSFFKNPYYYYCTSASSFPTAPAAAAAAAAAHLPPPLPPPYAALYPTAGGVGVGVGAHHHHHQYPPAAFFHPPPVHQQHQAPPSPPLREALPLLSLSPTPARRGGVVDAAADSDSDDDDDGDCCYHHLQDQEGAAAGSTATPAAAAARAPLFADLNCIPTCCGDDNDGGDPMDVEVAGTTADIDAAVALRIGLPAGGTEADLLSGLTGAGIEHEEEEEDCKVDGGGSGGDDEVVPLGFSSTPIGKLNKGQYWIPTPSQILIGPTQFSCPVCFKTFNRYNNMQMHMWGHGSQYRKGPESLRGVQPTAMLRLPCYCCAAGCRNNIDHPRARPLKDFRTLQTHYKRKHGLKPFLCRKCGKAFAVKGDWRTHEKNCGKLWYCLCGSEFKHKRSLKDHARAFGHAHTALDADDDDGAVSDADAVVRPSSSMAASSLQPPPR